One genomic region from Thioalbus denitrificans encodes:
- a CDS encoding SCP2 sterol-binding domain-containing protein, with protein sequence MKKALMLAAGLLAAPASAWSAVYMDAEWAKEMCSSWNTSPELTTELAGDNWMGNNGERGYKIIRLYRDKCGAETAVQLTISAQDGKSMCTYGGAPTAEEMDPSMDYLMYATDEDWMCMGQAKFGCGAMGAMMTGKLKFKGPKMEAMGVMGPFNAFLQMADEVPGDQSQCP encoded by the coding sequence ATGAAAAAAGCACTGATGCTGGCCGCCGGCCTGCTGGCGGCTCCCGCTTCGGCCTGGTCCGCGGTCTACATGGATGCGGAGTGGGCCAAGGAGATGTGTTCGTCCTGGAACACCTCGCCGGAGCTGACCACCGAGCTGGCGGGCGACAACTGGATGGGCAACAACGGCGAGCGTGGCTACAAGATCATCCGCCTCTATCGGGACAAGTGCGGAGCCGAGACCGCGGTCCAGCTGACCATCTCGGCCCAGGACGGCAAGTCCATGTGCACCTACGGCGGCGCGCCCACGGCCGAGGAGATGGATCCCTCCATGGACTACCTCATGTACGCCACCGACGAGGACTGGATGTGCATGGGCCAGGCCAAGTTCGGCTGCGGCGCCATGGGCGCCATGATGACCGGCAAGCTGAAGTTCAAGGGGCCCAAGATGGAGGCCATGGGCGTGATGGGACCCTTCAACGCCTTCCTGCAGATGGCGGATGAGGTTCCGGGCGACCAGAGCCAGTGCCCCTGA
- a CDS encoding glycine cleavage system protein H encodes MATVRGCDIPEALFYDVESNIWARPEADGTVTVGMTSYGCCLAGPLVAFTPRRVGKEIRRGRSCATVESGKWVGPINAPVGGEIVAVNERLLDSPGTINRDPYATGWLLRLRPADWAVESAALLTGAAALTEFEQRMEEDGFDGC; translated from the coding sequence ATGGCGACGGTACGTGGCTGCGACATTCCCGAGGCGCTCTTCTATGACGTGGAGAGCAATATCTGGGCGCGTCCGGAGGCGGACGGCACGGTGACGGTGGGCATGACCAGCTACGGCTGCTGCCTGGCCGGTCCGCTGGTGGCCTTCACCCCGCGCCGGGTGGGCAAGGAGATCCGGCGCGGACGATCCTGCGCCACGGTGGAGTCGGGCAAGTGGGTCGGCCCCATCAACGCGCCGGTGGGCGGCGAGATCGTCGCGGTGAACGAACGGTTGCTGGACTCCCCGGGGACCATCAACCGGGATCCCTACGCCACCGGCTGGCTGCTGCGCCTGCGCCCCGCGGACTGGGCGGTCGAGTCCGCCGCGCTGCTGACCGGCGCGGCGGCACTCACGGAGTTCGAGCAGCGGATGGAGGAGGACGGCTTCGACGGCTGCTGA
- a CDS encoding efflux RND transporter periplasmic adaptor subunit: MLKSNPFPLIALALLGLLPAAAQSQELPFPVGEASTSIVPLERTVDAVIEAVNQSTVSAQTSGRIVEINFDVDDLVPKDSIILRLRDTEQRAALEQAKAALKEAQARLREAGEEYTRIKGVYEKKLVAKAEMDRASANLEAARAKLASAEAAVRGAEEQLGYTVVRAPYAGVVLERHVELGEMASPGQPLMTGFSFEQLRAIANVPQVLVEQVRRFGQARVLLSGPEGRSLAAERINVLPYADSLSHTFKTRVLLPREVEGIYPGMFVKVAFRVGEQQRLLVPAKAVVHRSEVQGVYVIGQDGRVVLRQVRLGRTLDDGQVEILAGLEDGERIALDPIRAGLYLKEQQVGARS; this comes from the coding sequence ATGTTGAAATCGAATCCCTTCCCTCTCATCGCTCTCGCACTGCTCGGGCTGCTGCCGGCCGCGGCCCAGTCACAGGAGCTGCCCTTTCCGGTCGGTGAGGCAAGCACGAGCATCGTTCCCCTTGAGCGCACCGTGGATGCTGTCATCGAGGCGGTGAACCAGTCCACCGTTTCCGCCCAGACCTCGGGCCGGATCGTGGAGATCAACTTCGATGTGGACGACCTCGTGCCCAAGGACAGCATCATCCTGCGGCTGCGTGACACCGAGCAGCGGGCCGCCCTGGAGCAGGCCAAGGCCGCGCTGAAGGAGGCCCAGGCCCGGCTGCGGGAGGCCGGGGAGGAGTACACCCGCATCAAGGGTGTCTACGAGAAGAAGCTGGTGGCCAAGGCGGAGATGGATCGCGCCAGCGCCAACCTGGAGGCGGCACGGGCCAAGCTGGCATCCGCCGAGGCGGCCGTGCGCGGCGCCGAGGAGCAGCTGGGCTATACCGTCGTGCGGGCACCCTACGCGGGGGTGGTGCTGGAGCGCCACGTGGAGCTGGGCGAGATGGCCAGCCCCGGCCAGCCGCTGATGACCGGATTCTCCTTCGAGCAGCTGCGGGCCATCGCCAACGTGCCCCAGGTGCTGGTGGAACAGGTGCGCAGGTTCGGCCAGGCCCGGGTGCTGCTGTCCGGCCCGGAAGGGCGCAGCCTGGCGGCGGAGCGCATCAACGTGCTCCCCTATGCCGACAGCCTGTCGCACACCTTCAAGACCCGGGTCCTCCTGCCCCGGGAGGTGGAAGGCATCTATCCGGGCATGTTCGTGAAAGTGGCGTTCCGCGTCGGTGAACAGCAGCGCCTGCTGGTGCCCGCCAAGGCAGTGGTCCACCGCAGCGAGGTTCAGGGTGTCTACGTGATCGGGCAGGACGGCCGGGTGGTCCTGCGCCAGGTTCGCCTCGGCCGCACTCTCGATGATGGCCAGGTGGAGATCCTGGCCGGGCTCGAGGACGGCGAGCGTATCGCGCTCGATCCCATCCGGGCCGGTCTGTACCTGAAGGAGCAGCAGGTGGGCGCTCGGTCATGA
- a CDS encoding OmpP1/FadL family transporter, producing MRRNTISNHSHAAGLRRSLATLGILLASSPLAHGSGFRLPELTLPGMALSNAVVADPDERGTYPYNPAAAGLHEENSLYAGLILIDPHLKSDAAATPFGLVESNGESPVPVPNLSAAWHVPDSPLAVNFNVTAPFGLETKWPMGNFSGSPTDPTHTKVELINFNPNLVYRLGPDTSIAVGADYYYLRETVFDTAVSSLEGDGAEWGWNVAFIHRAGDWTIGGTYRSSVEMDVTGTFGLPFGSQALQLPPGTVLPAKTGIEFPAMLQLGVHHAVNEQWSVEFDFERTYWSSFDRLDISAKHPVAGWVPVASDVNNWDDSNAYRFGLRYRPDSLNTWRFGYTYDQTPQPELYFSARVPDADRHLFSIGYGRQLTDTLSLDLAYMYVRFEDRTVDGATNVTYNGDYESDAHLFGGSLNWTF from the coding sequence ATGCGACGTAATACGATTTCCAACCATAGCCACGCCGCGGGTCTCCGCCGTTCCCTGGCGACTCTCGGCATCCTGCTGGCCAGCAGCCCGCTCGCCCATGGTTCCGGGTTCCGGCTGCCGGAGCTGACGCTGCCCGGCATGGCCCTGTCCAATGCCGTGGTGGCCGACCCCGACGAGCGCGGCACCTATCCCTACAACCCCGCCGCCGCGGGTCTGCATGAAGAAAACTCGCTTTATGCCGGGTTGATTCTCATCGATCCCCACCTCAAGTCGGATGCCGCCGCGACCCCTTTCGGGCTGGTGGAAAGCAACGGCGAGTCGCCGGTCCCGGTGCCCAACCTCTCCGCCGCCTGGCACGTGCCGGACTCGCCGCTGGCGGTCAACTTCAACGTCACGGCCCCCTTCGGCCTCGAAACAAAATGGCCGATGGGCAACTTCTCCGGCAGCCCGACCGACCCCACCCACACCAAGGTTGAACTCATCAACTTCAATCCGAACCTCGTCTACCGTCTCGGTCCCGACACCAGCATCGCCGTGGGCGCCGACTACTACTACCTGCGGGAAACCGTCTTCGACACCGCCGTTTCCTCCCTGGAGGGCGACGGGGCCGAGTGGGGCTGGAACGTGGCCTTCATCCACCGCGCCGGCGACTGGACCATCGGCGGTACCTACCGCTCCAGCGTGGAGATGGATGTGACCGGGACCTTCGGACTGCCCTTCGGCAGCCAGGCGCTCCAGTTGCCGCCCGGGACCGTGCTGCCGGCGAAGACCGGTATCGAGTTTCCGGCCATGCTGCAGCTGGGCGTCCACCATGCCGTCAACGAACAGTGGTCGGTGGAGTTCGACTTCGAGCGTACCTACTGGAGCTCCTTCGACCGGCTCGATATCTCCGCGAAGCACCCTGTTGCGGGCTGGGTCCCGGTGGCCAGCGACGTGAACAACTGGGACGACAGCAACGCCTACCGGTTCGGCCTCCGCTACCGGCCGGACAGCCTCAACACCTGGCGCTTCGGCTACACCTACGACCAGACGCCGCAGCCCGAGCTCTACTTCTCGGCCCGGGTGCCCGACGCGGATCGCCACCTCTTCAGCATCGGCTACGGCCGCCAGCTCACCGACACCTTGAGCCTGGATCTCGCCTACATGTATGTGCGCTTCGAGGATCGGACGGTGGACGGGGCCACGAACGTCACCTACAACGGCGACTACGAATCGGACGCCCACCTGTTCGGCGGCAGCCTGAACTGGACATTCTGA
- a CDS encoding class III poly(R)-hydroxyalkanoic acid synthase subunit PhaC, giving the protein MFPITLRPDQMAKELAEFGEKLTHGSRTLAGIGDIEVGACAKEVVYQEDKLTLYRYQPRVKQPHPVPLLIVYALVNRPYMTDLQEDRSLVRGLLDAGLDVYLIDWGYPDAADRFLNLDDYINGYIRRCVDRIRARSAQERINLLGICQGGAFSLCFSALHPERVRNLVTMVTPVDFHTPDNLLSHWVRQIDVDLLVDTLGNVPGELLNWTFLTLKPFRLTGQKYVDLVNILEKEEAARNFLRMEKWIFDSPDQAGEAFREFVKQFFQDNGLVKGTVEIGGRRVDLKDLSMPVFNVYATQDHLVPPASSLAMKSLVGTRDYSEFAFRGGHIGIYVSGRAQKEIPAAVAEWLNARSG; this is encoded by the coding sequence ATGTTTCCCATCACCCTGCGTCCCGACCAGATGGCAAAGGAACTGGCCGAGTTCGGCGAGAAGCTCACCCACGGCTCCCGCACCCTCGCCGGAATCGGCGACATCGAGGTGGGCGCCTGCGCGAAGGAAGTGGTCTACCAGGAGGACAAGCTCACCCTGTACCGCTACCAGCCGCGGGTGAAACAGCCGCACCCGGTGCCGCTGCTCATCGTCTACGCCCTGGTGAACCGCCCCTACATGACCGACCTGCAGGAGGACCGCTCGCTGGTACGCGGCCTGCTGGACGCGGGCCTGGATGTCTATCTCATCGACTGGGGCTATCCCGATGCGGCCGACCGGTTCCTGAATCTCGACGACTACATCAACGGCTACATCCGCCGCTGCGTGGACCGGATCCGCGCGCGCAGCGCGCAGGAGCGCATCAACCTGCTCGGAATCTGCCAGGGCGGGGCGTTCAGCCTCTGCTTCAGCGCCCTGCACCCGGAACGGGTCCGCAACCTGGTGACCATGGTCACGCCGGTGGATTTCCACACCCCCGACAACCTGCTCAGCCACTGGGTGCGGCAGATCGATGTGGACCTGCTGGTGGACACCCTGGGGAACGTTCCCGGAGAGCTGCTGAACTGGACCTTCCTCACCCTCAAGCCGTTCCGGCTCACCGGCCAGAAGTACGTGGATCTCGTCAACATCCTCGAGAAGGAGGAGGCGGCACGGAACTTCCTGCGCATGGAAAAGTGGATCTTCGACAGTCCGGACCAGGCCGGGGAGGCCTTCCGCGAGTTCGTCAAGCAGTTCTTCCAGGACAACGGCCTGGTGAAGGGGACGGTGGAAATCGGCGGCCGGCGGGTCGATCTGAAGGACCTGTCGATGCCGGTGTTCAACGTCTACGCCACCCAGGACCACCTCGTCCCCCCGGCCAGCTCCCTGGCCATGAAGTCGCTGGTGGGGACCCGCGACTACAGCGAGTTCGCCTTCCGCGGCGGCCACATCGGCATCTACGTCAGCGGCCGCGCCCAGAAGGAGATCCCCGCCGCGGTGGCCGAATGGCTCAACGCCCGCAGCGGGTGA
- a CDS encoding OmpP1/FadL family transporter, with protein sequence MIFKKKLLGVGILVAIGATSAAWATTGYAPHGIGLKAKGMGGVGIALPQDAIAGGVNPAGMVWVGNRVDFGVDLFRPIRDAEIDNMGGPGVPGKYDGSETKLFLIPEFGYNQMVSDTMSLGVSVFGNGGMNTDYKTAIPLFGSTEAGIDLMQLFVVPTLSMKLNENHSIGIGVNLAAQAFEANGLENFDGTTPPTSSPGNVTNNGHDFSYGAGVRIGWTGKVAPGVTLGATYQTRTWMTEFDDYKGLFAENGDFDVPSNWGLGIAVEATPKLTVAFDYQRINYSEVASVGNSIDNFLTCAAPDCILGADNGPGFGWDDQNVYKLGLAYQAKDNLVLRAGYTYGTDVIPSGEVTFNVLAPATVQKHISLGGTYTLQNGSELTFAYMHAFEEEVTGPTKFAPGNTSIKMHQDSIGVAYGWKF encoded by the coding sequence ATGATATTCAAGAAAAAGCTGCTGGGTGTGGGGATTCTCGTCGCGATTGGCGCTACCTCCGCCGCATGGGCAACCACCGGCTATGCACCCCATGGTATCGGGTTGAAGGCCAAGGGCATGGGTGGTGTGGGCATCGCGCTGCCCCAGGATGCCATCGCCGGCGGCGTGAATCCTGCCGGCATGGTCTGGGTCGGCAATCGCGTCGATTTCGGTGTCGACCTGTTCCGCCCCATTCGCGATGCGGAAATCGACAACATGGGTGGGCCCGGTGTTCCCGGCAAGTATGACGGTAGCGAAACCAAGCTGTTCCTGATTCCCGAGTTCGGCTACAACCAGATGGTCAGCGACACCATGTCGCTGGGCGTCTCCGTGTTCGGCAACGGCGGCATGAACACCGATTATAAAACCGCCATCCCCCTGTTCGGCTCCACCGAGGCCGGTATCGACCTCATGCAGCTGTTCGTTGTGCCGACCCTGTCCATGAAGCTGAACGAGAACCACAGCATCGGCATCGGCGTCAACCTGGCCGCCCAGGCCTTCGAGGCCAACGGCCTGGAGAATTTCGACGGGACCACCCCGCCCACCAGCAGTCCCGGCAACGTGACCAACAATGGCCACGACTTCTCCTACGGAGCCGGCGTGCGCATCGGCTGGACCGGCAAGGTCGCCCCGGGCGTCACCCTGGGTGCCACCTACCAGACCCGCACCTGGATGACTGAATTCGATGACTACAAGGGTCTGTTCGCCGAGAACGGAGATTTCGACGTCCCCTCCAACTGGGGCCTTGGCATCGCCGTTGAGGCGACGCCCAAGCTGACCGTCGCCTTCGACTACCAGCGCATCAACTACAGCGAAGTGGCCTCGGTGGGCAATTCCATCGACAACTTCCTGACCTGCGCGGCGCCGGACTGTATCCTCGGTGCCGACAACGGCCCCGGTTTCGGCTGGGATGATCAGAACGTCTACAAGCTGGGTCTCGCCTACCAGGCCAAGGACAACCTCGTGCTGCGTGCCGGTTACACCTATGGTACCGACGTGATTCCCAGTGGCGAGGTGACTTTCAACGTCCTGGCGCCGGCCACGGTGCAGAAGCACATCTCTCTCGGCGGCACCTATACCCTGCAGAATGGCTCCGAGCTGACCTTCGCCTACATGCACGCCTTCGAGGAGGAGGTCACCGGGCCGACCAAGTTCGCTCCGGGCAACACCTCCATCAAGATGCACCAGGATTCCATCGGCGTCGCCTACGGCTGGAAATTCTGA